In Mytilus trossulus isolate FHL-02 chromosome 14, PNRI_Mtr1.1.1.hap1, whole genome shotgun sequence, a genomic segment contains:
- the LOC134696599 gene encoding uncharacterized protein LOC134696599 → MEAKSLVLGCFLSFVTILVLFPTPTEAGECCQYRSFLYGRRTRDSQWCPVYCCYFRLSGTYGCCGDITIRAPYHDRSAFCKDWFTFRSNMWAPILIAIIALLIVLCCVFACCHLCCFCF, encoded by the exons ATGGAGGCTAAATCTTTAGTTTTGGGATGTTTTCTTTCATTCGTTACCATTTTAGTTCTGTTTC CAACACCAACTGAAGCTGGTGAATGTTGCCAATACCGAAGTTTTTTGTATGGCCGCCGGACACGTGACTCGCAATGGTGTCCAGTTTACTGTTGTTACTTCCGTTTATCTGGGACTTATGGCTGTTGTGGTGACATAACAATACGAGCACCTTACCATGATAGATCAGCTTTCTGTAAAGATTGGTTTACATTCAGATCCAACAT GTGGGCGCCGATCTTAATAGCCATAATTGCACTACTTATTGTACTGTGTTGCGTATTTGCCTGTTGtcatttatgttgtttttgtttctaa